The Streptomyces tendae DNA segment GTTCCCCGGGCGCCGCCCTAGACCTCGCGGCCGCCCGGGTGCGCGAGGCGGGTCAGCAGACGCATCAGCTGTTCGGTGTCGTCGGGGCCCAGGTCGGCGACCAGTCCTTCGGCCAGAGGCGCCGCCGCGACGTGGGCCGCGTCGAAGAGCTCCAGTCCCTCCGGAGTGATCTCCACGGCCCGCGCCCGGCGGTCCCCGGGGACGGGCTTGCGCACGGCGAGGTTCCTGCGCTCCAGGTCGTCGACGACCCGCATGATCCCCGCCTTGTCCGTCCCCGTCTCGGCCGCCAGGTCGCGCTGCACCGTGGGGCCGCGATCGACGAGCACGATCAGTACCGCGAAGTGCCGCAACTCGATCCCGAGCGGCCGCAGCGCCTCCGACATCACCCCCGCCGCGCGCCAATGCGCGCGGCGCAGCAGCAGCCCCAGGGCGAACGGCGAGGCGTCTCCGGGGCGGTCGCTCGCGCGCGGCGCGGCGTCTCGGGAGGAAGCATGAGCGGCCATGACGCCATCGTACCGCCGCCGAGTCGCCCGATACCGTTTCACATGAAACAGGTGGCCGCGCCCGCCCCGGAGAGCACGTTCGCCGCCTCCGGGACCTCGACCGCGGACGCGAGGCGGAATGCTGCCGCCTGCGCCGCCGCCCGCTCGGGATTGCTCAGGGGAACCCCTTCCGGCACCGGGAACAGCTCGGGCATCGGTCCGGCCAGGCTCAGCCGCCCCGGCGACCAGCCGCCGAGTGATGGCCGCCAGGGATCGGCCCCGGCGGCGGCGAGCGCCCGTACGTTGGCCTACTTGCGGGACAGGACGGCTTCCCACAGTGCCGTCCCCCGCTCTCCAGCGAGTCCACATCCGCAACCCGTCGGGCAGGTTCCGTAACAGCCTCCGGGCCGCAGCGCTGCTGGCGCTGGTGGAGCCCGACGACAAGCGCCGGCCGACCGCCACGAGGACGACCGGATCTGTACGCAGAAGTCGCCCTCACCATGAATCCCGCGTGCTGTTACCCGGCAGCGTCGCGTACCGGGCCCGGCGGCTGTCACTTCCCGGCCGCGCCGGGTTCCCCGCCAATGGATTCCTGGTAGGCATCCGCGTAGGTGGGAGAGTCCTTGATCAGGTCGTCGCAGAACGCGGCGACGTCGGTGCCGATGAGTTCCAAGACTCCCTTGCCCGCGGCGACGCCCTCTTCGAAGAAGTCGACGATTCCGGGGAGGAGAGAGCCGTCGGACAGGCTGACCGGTCCGACCTTGAACAGGTACTTCTGCATCTCCGTGTAGACGATCTGGTAGTCCGGCGGGAGTGCCTTGACCCGGGCCACGTGCGCCCGCCACTGTTTCTTGCCTTCGATGATGTCCTGGATGCTCACGTCAGCCTCCCAGCCGGCTCAATTTCCGTGCGACGTTCCTGTTCAACTGCTCGCGCCACCGGTCGCGATGAGTCCGGGCCTCAGCTCCGCCGGCCAGCGCCGTGCAGAAGCCCTGGATGTCGTCGCCGAGCACCTCGTGGACGCTCTGCCCGTCCGCTGCCGACACTTCGAGCAGCCCAAGGGCGGAGTCGAGGATCGGTGTCAGGTTGCGGCCGGTGAAGTCCCCGTAGGGGAGGAGGTGAGCGACGATCTGATCCCACGCCTCCCGGTAGTCGTCCGGCAGGGCCTCGACCCGGGCTCCGAACGCCTTCCAATCCCTGGTGAGATCGCTGCCTGTGACCTTCTCCCAGAAGTTCATCTCTCGCCCTCCCTGAGCTTGTTGATCCGTGATGAGAGGTACTGCCATTTCGCCCAGAACTTTGCGAGTTCCTCGCGCCCAGCGTCGTTGAGCGCGTAGAACTTGCGCGGCGGACCGACCCCGGATGGTCGTTTCGTCACTTGGACGAGCCCGTTCCTCTCCAGCCGCAGCAAGATCGTGTACACCGTCCCCTCGACGACGTCGGCGAAGCCGAGTTCATTCAGCCGGCGAGTGATGGCGTACCCGTACGTTTCCTCACTGCCGACGATTTCGAGCACGCACCCTTCGAGCGTGCCCTTCAACATCTCCGTCAGGTCATCCATCGCGGGTACTCCTCAGCCCTGCCGGTACTACGTGGTACCGAGTACAGCTATACAGTATCACCAAGTAGTGGGACGGCAACGTCTCCGGTGGACACAACCTCGGGCCGAGTCGTTCGGCGAGGGAACCGGGTTCCGTCGAACGCTGCAGCCCGGCCATCGGTTGAGCTGATGGTGGGCCGTTGCACGTCAGCATGCTGGACCGGCGACTGCGGGCGATTCAGGAGGAGTACCGGCAGCGGCTGAACGTCGAGCCGGCACACGCGACGGCGTGCGAGGAGTTGCTTCCCGCTTCCCGGCGGACCTGGACGGGGACATCGCCGCGTTCGGCCACGAGGCCTTCTGGACGGGGGTCTGCTGGAAAACGGTGGGACGGTTTCCCATCAGCGGACGGTCCACGGACTGGCGCAGGATACGGACCGGAGTGGTGCCCGCTGATGAGGGCTCAGGCCAAGAGTACGGGAACGGTTCCCCGGTGGCAGTTGCCGTCAAAGAGCGCAGCGACCAGGCGGACACTCGTCTCAGGGAACTGACCGGAGCGGTGCTTGGTGCAGCCTTTGGCGAGCCGCCATGAAGAGCGACCGCTCGGCCTGCGCGGTGTTGCGGGGTATGTCCACTTCTCAGTGGTGCCCGCTGCCGTCCGGCGTGCCACCTGTACGAGGCTTCGCCTCCGAGTGCTCTGCCGCGTTCGCCACAGCCGCCGTCTCCAGAACATGCCGTTCCTCGATACGCGCGACGACACGCTCACGAGCCAGCTTGCGGGCAGCACGCAGCTTGCCCTCTGCCGCGAACAACGGAATCCACAGCAGCCAGCCCCAGGCGCTGAAGGTGACCACCCCGGTGGTGACGAGCAGGCGGTTCACGCCGAGGGCCCCGACACATGTGATCACGTAGGCGGCGGTGCGGTGAGTCAGCAAAAAGCGCAGGGGTGCGTTCGCCCGGCCTTGCAACAGCTCCAGCGCTGCCGCCAGTTCCGCTTCCCGCACGTCTTCTCCCGCGGCCGCCGAAGAGACTGCGTCAGCGGTGCCGGCACGGAGCGCACCAGCCACCCGCTCGCTCAGTTCGGCCGACTCCGTCTGCTGCAGCTCGACGCGGCCTGCGGCTGCGACCAGGTCGTCCCAATATCCGCGGCCGGCCCAGCCCAGGGCGTCGTCAACGCGCTGGCGCGCCGGCGACCCGGCAGGCGCCAGCTCATCGATGCGCGCCCGCAACGTACCCACACGCCCTGCCCTGGCCGGATAGTCGAAGGCGTCCGCACGCAGACACAGCTCGAGATAGCACACGAGCAGCCCCAAATCGTCGGGCGCCAACGCCAGACCACTCCGGTAGGCGCGCTCCGCCTCGGCGTCGTGATCGTCCTCGTCCTCCGCGGCGTGCGCCTGGCCCAGCCATCGGTACAGCACCGCCGTCGGCCCCACCTCGTCGAGCCCTGCCTGTGCTGTTCGCCGCACGGCGGCGAATCCGGCAGCCGCGTACAGCTCCGAGCACTGCTGGGCATACTGCTGCGCCATGTCCATGTCCCACCCCGGTTGTTCAGACCAGTACCTTCAACCAACGCAAGATCCACGTCAAGATCTAAATGACCGGCCTGCCACGGAGCCTCGGTGAGAACCGCGACACGAAGGACTTGGCGGAGGGCCCGGGATACACCGACGTCCGTGAGTGCGAAACCGAGTTCGGCCTCAACTACATCCTCCGCAAGGCCCTGCAGTCGGCCCCGAACCCACGCCCACACCGACGCCACGACCGCGTCAAGCATCACCGTGACGTCGCTGACTTGCTGTGTCTTCCTCCTTGTCTTCCTCCTTGGCGGCTGAGTCTCATCTGCCTGTCCGGCAACCGTCGAGGCGTGGTCGCGCATCTTGTCGTGCGGGGTGTCAGTCAGGCGAACGTAGAGTCCCTCCCTTCCGGGTTGGAACCTCAGCCGAAGCTGCACACCCGGCACGACTGGCCCGCCCCGCACAGGGGGGCACGACCGCCAAGGTCGGCGTCATGACCGGGGTCTCCGTCCATCCCCACGACAGAGCCGCCATTACCGTCCAGTAGCCGACACCGACACCGAGGAGTCGTACACCCTCACCGGCAGCCCCACCCGACTCCTCCAACCCATCGGCCTGCCGCAACGGGGTGCCCAACGTCGGCATGCGTCGTTGTCCCGGTGAGATATGGCCCCCGATCTGTCTGCCGTAGAGACGTGGCTCCTGCTCCCCGGGCCGGTTCCACGTCGGGTCTGAAACAGCTCCTGTGCGGTGTTCACCCGGATGGCCTGCCGTGATGGCGGTGGTTGCATCGTCCGGCCACTGTGGGTGTGGGCTTCGCCGTTCACGTAGGCAGAGCCCTTCCGTCCGATCCCGAGGGAGCTTCGCCATGTCTGAACGCAACACCGTCATCCGCAGCCTGCATGATGTCGGTCTGGCCGCCTGGTTCGGGGGCTCGCTGATGGGAGCGGTGGGCCTCAACGGCGCGGCCCAGGACGAAGGAAGCACGGAGACGGGCCGAGACCGGATCTCCTCCTCGGGCTGGGCCAAGTGGACGCCTGTCAACGCCGCCGCGATCGGAGCCCACCTGTTCGGCGGTGGCGGGCTGCTCGCCGTGAACGCGCACCGTGTAGCCACCCAGCAGGGTGTGGGCGCCTCCACCGCGGCCAAGACCGTCGTCACCGCCGCGGCCCTGGCTGCCACCGCCTACGCCCGTGTCCTGGGCAAGAAGGTCGAGCTGGCCGCCTCCACCGACCCCGCTGACGCCGAGCAGGCGGAGAAGCATCCGATCGACCTCGACAAAGCACGGCGGCAGCTGGCCGCCGTCCAGTGGGCGGTGCCGGCCCTGACCGGATGCCTGGTCGTGCTCAACGCCCTGCACGGCGAACAGCAGCGGCCGATGGAGCAGATCCCCGGCATGTGGGAACGGGCCCGTTCCATGACCCACCTGATGTCGTAGCGCTTGCAGCAGGGGCGCGACAGGGCCACAGCGGCAGAACCAGACCGCCTAGTACTCCAGTCACCCATCGTTGCCTGAGTTGGTCGGCCTTGTTGTTCATGTGTTCGCCAAGCTCCAAGCCAAGTACGGAACGGTGCTGGTGGTGGTCGACCAGCCGGCCTCCCATCGGCGCCC contains these protein-coding regions:
- a CDS encoding MarR family winged helix-turn-helix transcriptional regulator, producing the protein MAAHASSRDAAPRASDRPGDASPFALGLLLRRAHWRAAGVMSEALRPLGIELRHFAVLIVLVDRGPTVQRDLAAETGTDKAGIMRVVDDLERRNLAVRKPVPGDRRARAVEITPEGLELFDAAHVAAAPLAEGLVADLGPDDTEQLMRLLTRLAHPGGREV
- a CDS encoding DUF1048 domain-containing protein; the protein is MNFWEKVTGSDLTRDWKAFGARVEALPDDYREAWDQIVAHLLPYGDFTGRNLTPILDSALGLLEVSAADGQSVHEVLGDDIQGFCTALAGGAEARTHRDRWREQLNRNVARKLSRLGG
- a CDS encoding DUF1048 domain-containing protein — its product is MSIQDIIEGKKQWRAHVARVKALPPDYQIVYTEMQKYLFKVGPVSLSDGSLLPGIVDFFEEGVAAGKGVLELIGTDVAAFCDDLIKDSPTYADAYQESIGGEPGAAGK
- a CDS encoding PadR family transcriptional regulator; protein product: MDDLTEMLKGTLEGCVLEIVGSEETYGYAITRRLNELGFADVVEGTVYTILLRLERNGLVQVTKRPSGVGPPRKFYALNDAGREELAKFWAKWQYLSSRINKLREGER